TTGATGAAAACGAAATTTTACAAACGTTAAGACCATTACTCATTCAGTATGGAAAAGAAAAATTACCGAATGAACATTTTGGTGATTTTGTGATACGCACTGGTGTGGTATCAAAAGTTAACGATGGAAGAGATTTCCATAGTTAAAAGATAAAAAGGCGTTAGGGGTTGAGTTTCTATGGGCAAAGTTTATTTAGTAGGTGCAGGACCAGGAGATCCTGAATTATTAACGATCAAAGGGCTTAGAGCAATTAAAGAAGCAGATGTTATTTTGTATGACAGACTAATTAATAAAGACATATTAGATTATGCTAAGCCAAACACCAAGTTTTTCTATTGTGGAAAGGACCCATATAGACATTCGTTACCTCAAGAAGAAACGAATCGTATGATGATTCAGTTAGCCAAAAGAGGACATACAGTTACACGGTTAAAAGGCGGCGATCCATTTGTATTTGGTCGTGGCGGAGAAGAAGCGGAGCAATTGGCGACACAACATATTCCATTTGAAATTGTTCCGGGAATTACATCAGGGATAGCGGCACCAGCATATGCAGGTATCCCAGTAACACATCGAGATTATAGTTCATCTGTAGCGTTTATTACTGCTGTAAATAAACCTGGTATGGATAAGGAAGCGTATTGGCAACATTTAGCGCAAGGCCCTGAAACCTTATGTATTTATATGGGCGTCAAACGATTACCGGAGATTTGTGAGTTACTAGTTAAATTTGGAAAGGATCCACAAACGCCAGTCGCACTTGTACATATGGGTACATCCACATCACAACATACAGTGACTGGCACATTGCAAGATATCACAAATAAGGCGAGTAACATTACTAAT
The DNA window shown above is from Staphylococcus sp. M0911 and carries:
- the cobA gene encoding uroporphyrinogen-III C-methyltransferase yields the protein MGKVYLVGAGPGDPELLTIKGLRAIKEADVILYDRLINKDILDYAKPNTKFFYCGKDPYRHSLPQEETNRMMIQLAKRGHTVTRLKGGDPFVFGRGGEEAEQLATQHIPFEIVPGITSGIAAPAYAGIPVTHRDYSSSVAFITAVNKPGMDKEAYWQHLAQGPETLCIYMGVKRLPEICELLVKFGKDPQTPVALVHMGTSTSQHTVTGTLQDITNKASNITNPAMIVVGDVVNMRDKISWFKEQIFKEDVNLAK